One segment of Paenibacillus rhizovicinus DNA contains the following:
- a CDS encoding VOC family protein codes for MSNNGLLGNNFVTQIGILVHDIEAVSRRYADFFGIEQPNIIVTGPMEIAQTENRGEPTPARAKLAFFNMGSLQLELIEPDEHPSAWREYLDEHGEGPHHIAFVIEGMKEKVSLLEGKGMQLLMKGEYTGGRFAYVDTFNELKVMIELLENDK; via the coding sequence ATGAGCAACAATGGACTGTTAGGGAACAATTTCGTGACGCAGATCGGTATTCTTGTTCATGACATCGAGGCCGTTTCTCGGAGGTACGCCGATTTCTTCGGTATCGAGCAGCCGAACATCATCGTTACCGGACCGATGGAAATCGCGCAGACGGAGAACCGCGGCGAACCGACGCCGGCGCGGGCCAAACTCGCCTTCTTCAACATGGGCTCGCTGCAGCTGGAATTGATCGAACCGGACGAGCATCCCAGCGCATGGCGCGAATATTTGGACGAGCACGGCGAAGGCCCGCATCATATCGCTTTCGTCATCGAAGGCATGAAGGAGAAAGTTTCGCTCCTGGAAGGCAAGGGCATGCAGCTTCTTATGAAAGGCGAATACACGGGCGGACGATTCGCTTACGTGGATACGTTCAACGAGCTCAAAGTGATGATCGAGCTGCTGGAGAACGATAAGTAA
- a CDS encoding phytanoyl-CoA dioxygenase family protein — protein MSTTTNYSQLPSLDEDYALTQEQIASYQKNGHIKLNSIATQDEINAYEPVIANVVREHNYNTKPVEERDTYGKAFIQIGNLWQLNEGAKRFVMARRFAKIAAELMGVSGVRIYHDQALFKEPGGGHTPWHQDQIYWPLDTPNTITLWMPLVPVSAEVGSMTFVDESQNFGYLSRQEISDESHKTLGSFIEGKQLPTTNYGALAAGDATFHAGWTLHSAPGNPTDSMREVMTIIYIEDGVRIAEPDSKSRANDLRGWFPGLAPGDIAASPLNPLVYKA, from the coding sequence ATGTCGACGACAACCAATTACTCGCAGCTTCCATCGCTTGACGAAGATTACGCGCTCACGCAAGAGCAAATCGCTTCTTATCAGAAGAACGGGCATATCAAGCTCAATAGCATCGCGACGCAAGATGAAATCAACGCTTACGAACCTGTTATTGCAAACGTCGTACGCGAACATAATTACAATACCAAGCCTGTGGAAGAACGGGACACATACGGCAAAGCCTTTATCCAAATCGGCAATTTGTGGCAGCTGAACGAAGGAGCGAAGCGCTTCGTGATGGCAAGACGTTTTGCCAAAATCGCCGCAGAGCTTATGGGCGTCAGCGGCGTTCGGATCTATCACGACCAGGCGCTGTTCAAGGAGCCGGGCGGCGGCCACACGCCATGGCACCAAGACCAAATCTATTGGCCGCTCGATACGCCGAATACGATCACGCTGTGGATGCCGCTTGTTCCCGTATCGGCTGAGGTCGGATCGATGACATTCGTAGACGAATCTCAAAACTTCGGCTATCTGTCCCGTCAGGAAATTTCCGACGAATCCCACAAGACGCTCGGCTCGTTTATCGAAGGCAAGCAGCTTCCGACGACGAACTACGGTGCCCTTGCGGCCGGCGACGCTACGTTCCATGCAGGCTGGACCCTCCACTCCGCGCCGGGCAATCCAACCGACTCGATGCGCGAAGTCATGACCATTATCTATATCGAAGACGGCGTGCGCATTGCCGAGCCGGATTCGAAATCTCGCGCCAACGACCTGCGCGGCTGGTTCCCGGGATTGGCGCCGGGCGATATTGCCGCCTCGCCGCTTAATCCGCTCGTCTATAAAGCTTAA
- a CDS encoding AraC family transcriptional regulator has protein sequence MEQLEGHKKIVINGHMSRYMFTLGEYDLPLYMDSIGFNPEQESIDRTKGYPNFHWLQTIEGEGEFLLNGRRYSLPAGSGSMLFPGVPHSYAAKGGKKWSTLYVTFGGELAASMLASLGIRHTEWLHWNEDAPITSQLLGMIEQIKKDDDRTGLNASAALYRFLTMIKIYGQKGGRSSVYQYLEKLDPLLHWLDEHYGDPEIGLPDMAEQLEISPRYLNSLFRQAFGITAYAYLIRLRIIKSKEMMSFGDNKLSIKEIAQLSGYRDSSHFIAAFGKAEGMTPEQFRKLHGLLI, from the coding sequence ATGGAACAGCTGGAAGGGCATAAGAAAATCGTGATCAACGGGCATATGAGCCGCTATATGTTCACGCTTGGCGAATATGACCTGCCGCTCTATATGGATAGCATCGGCTTTAATCCGGAACAGGAATCTATAGATCGCACGAAGGGCTACCCGAATTTTCACTGGCTGCAAACGATCGAAGGCGAAGGCGAGTTCCTGCTCAACGGGCGCCGTTATTCCCTCCCGGCAGGCAGCGGATCCATGCTGTTTCCGGGCGTTCCCCATTCTTACGCGGCCAAAGGCGGGAAGAAATGGTCCACGCTGTACGTTACGTTCGGCGGGGAGCTGGCAGCTTCGATGCTGGCATCGCTAGGCATTCGCCATACGGAATGGCTGCATTGGAACGAAGACGCGCCGATTACATCGCAGCTTCTCGGCATGATCGAGCAGATCAAGAAGGACGACGATCGGACGGGCCTCAACGCCTCGGCGGCGCTGTATCGATTCTTGACCATGATCAAAATATACGGGCAGAAGGGCGGACGCTCTTCGGTCTATCAATATTTGGAGAAATTAGACCCGCTGCTGCACTGGCTTGACGAACACTACGGGGATCCGGAAATTGGACTTCCGGACATGGCGGAGCAGCTTGAGATCAGTCCGCGGTACTTGAATTCGCTGTTTCGGCAAGCTTTCGGCATTACGGCATACGCTTATTTGATTCGGCTTCGCATCATTAAGTCTAAAGAGATGATGAGTTTCGGCGATAATAAGCTGTCCATTAAAGAAATCGCCCAATTGTCGGGCTACCGGGATTCGAGTCACTTTATTGCGGCATTCGGCAAAGCGGAGGGCATGACGCCGGAGCAGTTCCGGAAGCTGCACGGACTTTTGATATGA
- the map gene encoding type I methionyl aminopeptidase has product MIIIKTKDEIEQMRKAGEILAACHREIKKMIKPGITTNEIDQFVEKFLKQQGATPEQKGYKGYAYATCASVNDVICHGFPSAAQLKDGDIVTIDMVVNLNGWLADSAWSYPVGNVSEEAAKLLAVTEASMYKGIEQAVVGNRIGDVSNAIQKYAESNGFSVVRDFIGHGIGQDMHEEPQVPHYGPPGRGIRLKAGMVMTVEPMLNTGAWQSKIDSDGWTARTIDGGLSAQYEHTIAITEDGPIVLTKQ; this is encoded by the coding sequence ATGATTATTATAAAAACCAAAGACGAAATCGAACAAATGCGCAAAGCCGGCGAAATTCTAGCGGCCTGCCACCGCGAAATCAAGAAAATGATCAAGCCGGGCATCACGACGAACGAAATCGACCAATTCGTCGAGAAGTTCTTGAAGCAGCAAGGCGCAACGCCGGAGCAGAAAGGGTATAAAGGTTACGCCTACGCGACCTGCGCGTCCGTAAACGACGTGATTTGCCATGGCTTCCCTTCTGCCGCGCAGCTTAAGGACGGCGACATCGTCACGATCGACATGGTCGTTAATTTGAATGGCTGGCTCGCGGATTCCGCCTGGTCCTATCCGGTCGGCAACGTGTCCGAGGAAGCGGCGAAGCTGCTGGCCGTTACCGAAGCCTCGATGTATAAGGGCATCGAGCAAGCCGTTGTCGGCAACCGTATCGGCGACGTATCCAATGCGATTCAGAAGTACGCGGAGAGTAACGGCTTCTCCGTTGTCCGCGATTTCATCGGACACGGCATCGGCCAAGACATGCACGAAGAGCCGCAAGTGCCGCACTATGGCCCGCCGGGACGCGGCATCCGCCTGAAAGCCGGCATGGTCATGACGGTCGAGCCGATGCTGAACACCGGCGCTTGGCAGAGCAAGATCGACAGCGACGGTTGGACCGCGCGCACGATCGACGGCGGCTTGTCCGCGCAGTACGAGCACACGATCGCGATCACGGAAGACGGTCCGATTGTTTTGACGAAGCAATAA
- a CDS encoding AraC family transcriptional regulator, with protein sequence MYLSELMAKQPIVPYIRESDFAVRKPWTVAARTLLDYLLVYIQEGECLFHVNEQAYDFRGGDFCLIQPGSLTVLEGKTNSITPFAHLDWFYDERREERFPTRPGQIDITPYRHLLQPRLNDLQGIDIPVRLRPKQPIQLRSRFLEMVECWQHRNPLMQLRAQTLGAEVLHTILEDHSEDLKQTEKSAPQPMNWMTSFISFRLSEPLSVSEMAARANLSPSRFSAKFKEEFGVAPHRYLLQLRIQHAKELLTNSAHGMEEIAGYCGFADIHHFAKMFKKEAGVTPGAFRKAGQTNESTVPSE encoded by the coding sequence ATGTATTTGTCTGAATTGATGGCAAAGCAGCCTATAGTGCCTTACATTCGCGAGAGCGATTTTGCGGTTCGCAAGCCATGGACGGTGGCGGCGAGGACATTGCTCGATTATTTGCTCGTGTACATCCAAGAAGGGGAATGCCTATTCCACGTAAACGAGCAAGCCTATGATTTTCGCGGCGGGGATTTTTGTCTGATTCAACCGGGCAGCCTGACGGTGCTGGAGGGGAAAACGAATTCGATCACGCCGTTCGCCCATTTGGACTGGTTTTACGATGAGCGCAGGGAAGAGCGGTTCCCGACGCGTCCCGGGCAAATCGACATTACGCCGTATCGGCATTTGCTGCAGCCGCGCTTGAACGATCTGCAGGGCATCGACATTCCCGTCCGCTTGCGTCCGAAACAGCCGATTCAGCTGCGAAGCCGGTTTCTGGAAATGGTCGAATGCTGGCAGCACCGCAACCCGCTTATGCAGCTCCGGGCGCAGACGCTTGGCGCGGAAGTGCTGCACACGATTCTAGAGGACCATTCGGAAGACTTGAAACAAACGGAGAAATCGGCGCCGCAGCCGATGAATTGGATGACGTCGTTCATTTCCTTCCGGTTGTCGGAACCGCTGTCCGTCTCCGAAATGGCGGCCAGGGCGAATTTGTCTCCTTCCCGCTTCAGCGCCAAATTCAAGGAGGAGTTCGGCGTGGCGCCGCATCGCTATTTGCTGCAGCTGCGTATTCAGCATGCCAAGGAGCTGCTTACGAACTCGGCCCACGGCATGGAAGAAATCGCGGGCTATTGCGGATTTGCGGACATTCACCATTTTGCGAAAATGTTCAAGAAAGAGGCGGGAGTTACTCCGGGCGCATTCCGCAAAGCCGGACAAACGAACGAAAGCACGGTTCCTTCCGAGTAG
- a CDS encoding Gfo/Idh/MocA family protein has product MTTIRVAVVGCGAIAQRRHIPEYAANANVKLVAFVDPLLDRAKKIADAYGAEAFASYEEMLEKVKPDAVSVCTPNYLHAEVSIAAANAGAHVLVEKPMASTDEEAAAMIEAASKNNVHLMVGHNQRLMPPHVKAKAILKTGALGRVLTFRTSFGHPGPEAWSVDGRDSWFFRKPEAIMGAMGDLGVHKSDLMRYLLDDEVAQVTGFIGTLDKKDTDIDDNSTCLLRMKSGAIGTLVASWTYYKGEDNSTVLWCENGVMKIGTDPKDQIIVELRDGTVEKYNVGAISTNDKQETSGVVDAFVESIVTNTKPAISGEEGRKSLAVILAAFESQATGKVINL; this is encoded by the coding sequence ATGACAACTATTCGTGTAGCTGTAGTCGGCTGCGGCGCGATCGCGCAGCGCCGCCATATTCCGGAATACGCGGCGAACGCCAACGTAAAGCTCGTAGCATTCGTCGATCCGCTTCTGGACCGCGCCAAGAAAATCGCCGATGCGTACGGCGCGGAAGCATTCGCTTCTTACGAAGAGATGCTGGAGAAAGTCAAACCGGATGCAGTCAGCGTATGTACGCCGAACTATCTGCATGCGGAAGTGTCGATCGCTGCGGCTAACGCCGGCGCGCACGTACTGGTCGAGAAGCCGATGGCTTCGACAGACGAAGAAGCGGCTGCGATGATCGAAGCCGCAAGCAAGAACAACGTTCACCTGATGGTCGGCCACAATCAGCGTCTGATGCCGCCGCACGTGAAAGCGAAGGCGATTCTGAAGACCGGCGCACTCGGACGCGTATTGACGTTCCGGACATCGTTCGGCCACCCGGGCCCCGAAGCTTGGAGCGTTGACGGCAGAGACAGCTGGTTCTTCCGCAAGCCGGAAGCGATCATGGGCGCAATGGGCGACCTCGGCGTTCACAAGTCCGACTTGATGCGCTACCTGCTGGACGATGAAGTCGCGCAGGTAACTGGCTTCATTGGCACGCTGGACAAGAAAGATACGGATATCGACGATAACTCGACTTGCCTTCTTCGCATGAAGAGCGGCGCGATCGGCACGCTGGTCGCCAGCTGGACGTACTACAAAGGCGAAGACAACAGCACGGTGCTGTGGTGCGAGAACGGCGTTATGAAGATCGGCACGGATCCGAAGGATCAAATTATCGTTGAGCTTCGCGACGGCACGGTGGAGAAATACAATGTCGGCGCGATCAGCACGAACGATAAACAGGAAACGAGCGGCGTAGTCGATGCATTCGTTGAATCGATCGTCACGAATACGAAGCCGGCTATTTCCGGCGAAGAAGGCCGCAAATCGCTTGCCGTCATTCTGGCAGCATTCGAATCGCAAGCGACCGGTAAAGTAATCAACTTGTAA
- a CDS encoding sugar phosphate isomerase/epimerase family protein, translating into MKIGLQMYTLRDETAKDMKGTLRKVAAMGYEGVEFAGYGDVPAEEMRDLLKELNLEAFGSHVSLVNLQEKMDEEIAYLTTIGASYVVCPWIPADKVAEGESFWRSLIEQFVGFGERLKQAGLEFAYHNHDFEFKTEIDGEFVFDAMYTKVPADLLKVEMDMGWVQYSKQDPLAYIAKYAGRLPLIHLKDFRQGDGTGQIDTVELGRGDLPLNDIIAAAKKANVEWLIVEQDTCANPPLESVQTSMEWLKENGHKA; encoded by the coding sequence ATGAAAATCGGATTGCAAATGTATACACTTCGTGACGAAACAGCTAAAGATATGAAAGGTACGCTTCGTAAAGTAGCGGCCATGGGATATGAAGGCGTAGAATTTGCAGGTTACGGCGACGTGCCTGCCGAAGAAATGCGCGACCTGCTGAAAGAACTTAACCTGGAGGCATTCGGCAGCCACGTGAGCCTTGTTAACCTGCAAGAGAAGATGGACGAAGAGATTGCTTACCTGACAACGATCGGCGCATCCTACGTCGTTTGCCCTTGGATCCCGGCTGATAAAGTTGCAGAAGGCGAATCGTTCTGGCGTTCGCTGATCGAACAATTCGTCGGCTTCGGCGAGCGTCTGAAGCAAGCCGGCCTGGAGTTCGCTTATCATAACCATGATTTCGAATTCAAGACGGAAATCGACGGCGAGTTCGTATTCGACGCGATGTACACGAAAGTTCCGGCCGACCTGCTTAAAGTCGAAATGGACATGGGCTGGGTGCAATACTCCAAACAAGATCCGCTCGCTTATATTGCGAAATATGCCGGCCGTCTGCCGCTGATTCACTTAAAAGACTTCCGTCAAGGCGATGGCACGGGTCAAATCGACACGGTTGAGCTTGGCCGCGGCGATCTTCCGCTGAACGACATTATCGCTGCCGCGAAGAAAGCGAACGTGGAATGGCTCATCGTCGAGCAGGATACATGCGCGAACCCGCCGCTCGAGTCCGTTCAAACGAGCATGGAATGGTTGAAAGAAAACGGTCATAAAGCCTAA
- a CDS encoding HNH endonuclease: MMIELKPCTACGQEKPLSAFTKRSGSSSRRGTCRTCLRKRKRIADPPAAAGVTDRSVEAVMAAASEQGMPPTEGETGTAVPKPSRKRRRRKKKQADLRREDKQDEADFLEIADTADEPADGPADMPAEADEPAAAIAAVPSKPKRKRRRKRKKQTDLRRPDTQEPKDAAEVPQASEEVEETPTEEHAGHEPSASPRKRKRKRRRGNGKSAKRKPAAEASEAESAVVRPPDRIIIPVKGSFSFKTSMLNDRGRGMIRLRGKRETGKRWSTEIPMEMAVRMVEEGAAGIIHPGLIHKLYTKTDFRLLVLQRDDYICRYCGNFGDTIDHVMPKSKGGLSTPANCVCACADCNLKKADSLDYVDDEVLQHFLYQNPSMI; this comes from the coding sequence ATGATGATCGAGTTGAAACCATGCACGGCCTGCGGTCAGGAGAAGCCGCTCTCCGCCTTTACGAAACGGTCGGGAAGCAGCAGCAGGCGCGGAACTTGCCGGACTTGCCTGCGCAAGCGCAAACGGATCGCGGATCCGCCGGCAGCGGCAGGCGTTACGGATCGTTCGGTCGAGGCCGTAATGGCGGCTGCTTCCGAGCAGGGAATGCCGCCGACGGAAGGCGAGACCGGCACGGCTGTGCCGAAACCAAGCCGCAAGCGCCGCCGCAGGAAGAAGAAGCAGGCAGACCTGCGCCGCGAGGACAAGCAGGATGAAGCGGACTTCCTAGAGATTGCGGATACGGCCGACGAGCCGGCAGACGGGCCGGCGGACATGCCGGCCGAAGCGGACGAGCCTGCAGCTGCAATAGCCGCGGTGCCGTCGAAGCCGAAGCGCAAACGCCGCCGCAAGAGGAAGAAGCAAACGGATTTGCGGCGTCCGGATACGCAGGAACCGAAGGATGCCGCCGAAGTGCCGCAGGCATCCGAAGAAGTGGAAGAAACGCCAACAGAAGAGCATGCCGGCCATGAACCGTCGGCGTCTCCGCGCAAACGCAAACGTAAACGCCGCCGCGGCAATGGCAAATCCGCGAAACGGAAGCCGGCAGCGGAAGCAAGCGAGGCGGAGTCGGCCGTCGTGCGGCCTCCGGACCGGATCATTATCCCCGTCAAAGGCAGCTTCTCCTTCAAGACTTCCATGTTGAACGACCGCGGCCGCGGAATGATCCGGCTTCGCGGCAAACGCGAAACGGGCAAGCGCTGGTCGACGGAAATTCCGATGGAAATGGCCGTCCGCATGGTGGAGGAAGGCGCGGCGGGCATCATTCATCCCGGACTCATTCACAAGCTGTACACCAAGACGGATTTCCGTCTGCTCGTGCTGCAGCGGGATGATTATATTTGCCGCTACTGCGGAAATTTCGGCGATACCATCGACCATGTGATGCCGAAATCGAAGGGCGGCTTATCGACGCCGGCGAACTGCGTATGCGCTTGCGCGGACTGCAATTTGAAGAAGGCGGACAGCCTGGATTACGTTGACGATGAAGTGCTGCAGCACTTCCTGTATCAGAATCCAAGCATGATTTAA
- the pyrB gene encoding aspartate carbamoyltransferase: MSTLYHVLGAKQFDRQLLDRLFDSAKEMEQVAVRGGIQRYPNKIMSTLFFEASTRTRFSFESAMHRLGGRVIGTENASQFSSAIKGETLEDMIRIISGYSDLIVMRHTDIGAAKRAAAVSGVPVINAGDGSGEHPTQALLDLYTIQKEFGGIDGLHIAMIGDLTYGRTVHSLSYLLANYRDVRISFISPDNVQIPSYVKQYLDEKKVAYEETSDLESLAGSADVFYQTRIQKERFPSVEEYSKAEGKYIIDRKLVDTMKRNALILHPLPRAGEIHTEVDDDPRAAYFRQAQNGLYIRMALIEKCFGDQDQ; the protein is encoded by the coding sequence ATGAGTACGCTATATCATGTGCTTGGAGCAAAGCAGTTTGATCGGCAGCTTCTGGACAGGCTGTTCGATTCGGCGAAGGAAATGGAGCAGGTGGCCGTACGCGGAGGCATTCAGCGCTACCCGAACAAAATCATGAGCACCTTGTTCTTCGAGGCGAGCACGCGGACGCGGTTCTCCTTCGAATCGGCCATGCATCGTCTTGGCGGACGCGTCATCGGAACGGAGAACGCCAGCCAATTCTCGTCGGCGATCAAAGGCGAAACGCTGGAGGATATGATACGGATTATTTCCGGCTACAGCGATCTGATCGTCATGCGGCATACGGACATCGGAGCTGCCAAGCGCGCTGCCGCGGTGTCCGGCGTACCGGTCATCAATGCGGGGGACGGTTCGGGTGAGCATCCGACCCAAGCGCTGCTCGACTTGTATACGATTCAGAAGGAATTCGGCGGCATTGACGGTCTGCACATCGCGATGATCGGCGATCTGACTTATGGCCGGACCGTGCACTCGCTCAGCTACTTGCTGGCGAATTACCGGGATGTTCGCATCTCGTTCATCTCGCCCGATAATGTGCAAATTCCGAGCTACGTGAAGCAGTATTTGGACGAGAAGAAGGTCGCTTATGAGGAAACGTCCGATCTGGAGTCGCTTGCCGGCAGCGCAGACGTGTTCTATCAGACCCGGATTCAGAAAGAGCGTTTCCCTTCCGTCGAAGAGTACAGCAAAGCCGAGGGCAAATATATCATCGACCGCAAGCTGGTGGACACCATGAAGCGCAATGCGCTCATTCTTCACCCGCTGCCGCGCGCGGGAGAAATCCATACGGAAGTCGACGACGATCCGAGGGCGGCTTACTTCCGTCAAGCGCAGAATGGCTTGTACATACGGATGGCGCTGATCGAGAAGTGTTTCGGCGATCAAGATCAATAA
- a CDS encoding AraC family transcriptional regulator — translation MFAEIMSCGYSYHAQPFQMTNPEGLRAYLFRLQTEGTCEALVDGRMQRIEAGDLLLFKPGDSYNLNVHAQQTDDSSPDAAGISSGDYFVICRGEWLDEWWNRKERKQKVKVVPDERWLSIWQALILEKRRFEAEDLELADYLLRALCLGLDRAIDTQSELQGKSFVATRMKNFVDEQAALSFTVSDVAAHVGLSVSRTVHLFKECYGLTIIQYTQNVRLSMAIERIKYSSMTLEQVAETCGFGSYSYFFRVFRKKYGVPPAAYRMK, via the coding sequence GTGTTCGCCGAAATTATGAGCTGCGGCTATTCCTATCATGCGCAGCCTTTCCAAATGACAAATCCCGAAGGACTGCGCGCGTACTTGTTCCGACTCCAAACGGAAGGCACGTGCGAAGCGCTCGTCGACGGCCGCATGCAGCGCATCGAAGCCGGCGACCTGCTCTTGTTCAAGCCTGGCGATTCCTATAATCTCAACGTGCACGCGCAGCAAACGGACGATTCCTCCCCGGATGCCGCCGGCATTTCGAGCGGCGATTATTTCGTCATCTGCCGCGGTGAATGGCTGGATGAATGGTGGAACCGCAAAGAGCGCAAACAGAAGGTCAAGGTCGTGCCGGACGAACGCTGGCTGTCAATCTGGCAGGCGCTGATCCTGGAGAAACGCCGCTTCGAGGCGGAGGACCTTGAGCTCGCCGATTATTTGCTCCGCGCGCTGTGCTTGGGACTTGACCGCGCCATCGATACGCAATCCGAACTGCAGGGCAAGTCGTTCGTGGCCACCCGCATGAAGAACTTCGTCGACGAACAAGCCGCGCTCTCCTTTACCGTCTCGGACGTTGCCGCCCATGTCGGCCTGAGCGTATCGCGGACCGTCCATTTGTTCAAGGAGTGCTATGGCTTGACCATCATACAGTATACCCAAAACGTCCGATTATCCATGGCCATCGAGCGGATCAAATACAGCAGCATGACGCTCGAGCAGGTAGCGGAAACATGCGGCTTCGGCAGTTATTCGTACTTCTTCCGCGTGTTCAGGAAGAAGTACGGCGTACCGCCGGCAGCCTACCGGATGAAGTAA
- a CDS encoding CAP domain-containing protein — translation MKRFFGTLLGLVLAFGVGAIIYNSVRDTSPNGTYHSASKEGHRIRTNTVDRLPMNSLNARTDNNGIIRNDRGTGSYNAGSYNSYNSYNYDGTMRAKTLNNINLNPLNDWLRQMYPGSANYYNGTTGNTTGNAGNYNGGTGNTGNTGNTGSYNPGNTGNAGNTGTGTGVGTGTGAGAGTGVNSNIANQILAKVNAERAKAGVQALTLSTSLNKVAQAKSADMRDKGYFDHQSPTYGSPFDMMKSFGVNYSYAGENIAAGQQSVDAVMTAWMNSPGHRQNILSANYTQLGVGYAQGGNMSPYWTQEFIRP, via the coding sequence ATGAAAAGATTTTTCGGAACGCTGCTCGGATTAGTGCTGGCTTTTGGCGTAGGTGCAATCATCTATAACTCCGTTCGCGACACATCGCCGAACGGCACGTACCACTCGGCCAGCAAAGAGGGGCATCGCATCAGAACGAATACCGTCGACCGTCTGCCGATGAACAGCTTGAACGCGCGGACTGACAACAACGGCATCATTCGCAATGATCGGGGCACTGGCAGCTACAACGCAGGCAGCTACAATTCCTACAATTCCTACAATTACGACGGCACGATGCGCGCGAAGACGCTGAACAACATCAATCTCAATCCGTTGAACGATTGGCTGCGTCAGATGTATCCCGGTTCCGCGAATTACTACAATGGCACTACCGGCAACACCACCGGAAACGCAGGCAATTACAACGGCGGCACGGGCAATACAGGCAATACGGGTAATACCGGTTCTTACAACCCAGGCAATACGGGGAACGCAGGCAACACTGGCACGGGTACTGGCGTAGGCACAGGTACTGGGGCTGGTGCCGGTACGGGAGTCAATTCCAACATCGCCAATCAAATCTTGGCAAAAGTGAATGCGGAACGTGCCAAAGCAGGCGTTCAAGCGCTGACGCTCAGCACTAGCTTGAACAAAGTAGCGCAAGCCAAATCGGCCGACATGCGCGACAAAGGCTACTTCGATCACCAGTCCCCGACGTACGGAAGTCCGTTCGATATGATGAAATCATTCGGCGTGAACTATTCCTATGCGGGCGAGAATATCGCGGCCGGCCAGCAATCCGTCGATGCCGTCATGACGGCATGGATGAACAGCCCGGGCCATCGCCAGAACATCCTGAGCGCCAACTATACGCAGCTTGGCGTCGGCTATGCCCAAGGCGGCAACATGAGCCCGTACTGGACGCAGGAGTTCATTCGTCCTTAA